Proteins encoded together in one Solanum lycopersicum chromosome 7, SLM_r2.1 window:
- the ABI2 gene encoding protein phosphatase 2C 50 isoform X3, which translates to MQDCFETGKLIYDESVLPTCIDFAGYELIPNTTSLLSEPNKCKLPCSVSNHRVSRDKANLFMTVADCHEIRIGKSFSSTVVGNGNCLIASEVEDGRSMDNNLISPTDELLGNMTCSDSLVDERVSMPNQECTGLEVKVGKMPPRDEEKKVGVSQILRKSFSCSLANELVNESQLVSDIVSTMVVGAEDYKRKLSPSHLETSQEIKISRPNTLCFDSVPLWGLITIQGKRPEMEDTAIALPKFLKIPSHILTDAPVSHALSQTLTAHLYGVYDGHGGSQQVANYCHERLHMVLAQEIDIMKEDPHNGSVNWKEQWSKAFLNCFCRVDDEVGGFCSETDGIEPDLSVIAPEAVGSTAIVAVVSPSHIIVANCGDSRAVLCRGKLPMPLTIDHKPNREDECSRIEELGGKVINWDGHRVSGVLAVSRSIGDRYLRPYVIPDPEMMFVPRAKEDDCLILASDGLWDVLTNEEACDVARRRILLWHKKNGGTLSRERGENVDPAAQDAAEYLTRVALQRGSRDNISVIVVDLKAQRKFKKKT; encoded by the exons ATGCAAGATTGTTTTGAAACG GGAAAATTGATATATGATGAATCAGTATTACCTACATGTATTGACTTTGCTGGATATGAGCTGATCCCCAATACAACTAGCTTGCTGTCAGAACCTAACAAGTGCAAACTTCCTTGTTCGGTGTCGAATCATAGAGTGTCCAGGGACAAAGCTAACCTTTTTATGACAGTTGCTGATTGTCATGAAATCAGGATAGGGAAGAGTTTTTCTTCGACAGTTGTAGGTAATGGGAATTGTTTGATTGCTAGTGAGGTAGAAGATGGTAGATCTATGGACAACAATTTGATTTCACCAACTGATGAGCTTTTAGGAAATATGACTTGTTCTGATTCTCTAGTTGATGAGCGTGTCAGCATGCCTAACCAAGAATGTACAGGTTTGGAGGTTAAGGTTGGGAAAATGCCTCCTCGGGATGAGGAAAAGAAGGTTGGTGTATCCCAGATTCTGAGAAAGTCTTTTTCGTGTAGTTTGGCTAATGAGTTGGTTAATGAGTCACAACTTGTAAGTGATATTGTTTCCACCATGGTTGTGGGTGCTGAagattataaaagaaaattatcacCATCCCATCTTGAGACCTCACAAGAGATAAAGATAAGCAGGCCAAATACCCTTTGTTTTGATTCTGTACCGCTTTGGGGGCTCATCACAATACAAGGAAAGAGGCCGGAGATGGAAGATACTGCTATAGCTTTACCAAAGTTTCTGAAAATCCCTTcccatattttgactgatgcgCCAGTTTCTCATGCCCTGAGTCAAACACTTACAGCCCATTTATATGGGGTTTATGATGGACATGGAGGCTCTCAG CAGGTAGCTAATTATTGTCATGAGCGTCTCCATATGGTTTTAGCACAGGAGATAGATATCATGAAAGAGGATCCACATAATGGAAGTGTTAACTGGAAGGAGCAATGGTCAAAGGCTTTCTTGAATTGTTTCTGTAGAGTCGATGATGAGGTAGGGGGGTTCTGTAGTGAAACAGACGGGATTGAGCCTGACCTTTCAGTCATTGCTCCTGAAGCAGTTGGATCTACAGCTATAGTTGCTGTTGTTAGTCCAAGCCATATTATTGTTGCGAATTGTGGTGATTCTAGGGCAGTCCTTTGTCGGGGAAAACTGCCCATGCCATTAACCATTGACCATAAG CCAAATAGGGAAGATGAGTGTTCACGAATAGAAGAACTGGGAGGGAAGGTCATTAATTGGGATGGACATCGCGTTTCTGGTGTTCTTGCAGTTTCAAGGTCAATTG GTGATCGATATTTAAGGCCTTATGTGATTCCAGATCCAGAAATGATGTTTGTACCCCGAGCAAAAGAAGACGACTGTCTAATTTTAGCAAGTGATGGGCTATGGGATGTCTTGACAAATGAAGAAGCTTGTGATGTAGCACGGAGACGAATTCTTCTCTGGCACAAAAAAAATGGTGGTACTTTGAGTAGGGAAAGGGGTGAAAACGTAGATCCTGCTGCTCAAGATGCTGCAGAGTACTTGACTCGAGTTGCTCTCCAAAGGGGCAGCAGAGATAATATATCTGTGATTGTGGTCGATTTGAAGGCACAGAGGAaattcaagaagaaaacataa
- the ABI2 gene encoding protein phosphatase 2C 50 isoform X4, translating to MQDCFETGKLIYDESVLPTCIDFAGYELIPNTTSLLSEPNKCKLPCSVSNHRVSRDKANLFMTVADCHEIRIGKSFSSTVVGNGNCLIASEVEDGRSMDNNLISPTDELLGNMTCSDSLVDERVSMPNQECTGLEVKVGKMPPRDEEKKVGVSQILRKSFSCSLANELVNESQLVSDIVSTMVVGAEDYKRKLSPSHLETSQEIKISRPNTLCFDSVPLWGLITIQGKRPEMEDTAIALPKFLKIPSHILTDAPVSHALSQTLTAHLYGVYDGHGGSQVANYCHERLHMVLAQEIDIMKEDPHNGSVNWKEQWSKAFLNCFCRVDDEVGGFCSETDGIEPDLSVIAPEAVGSTAIVAVVSPSHIIVANCGDSRAVLCRGKLPMPLTIDHKPNREDECSRIEELGGKVINWDGHRVSGVLAVSRSIGDRYLRPYVIPDPEMMFVPRAKEDDCLILASDGLWDVLTNEEACDVARRRILLWHKKNGGTLSRERGENVDPAAQDAAEYLTRVALQRGSRDNISVIVVDLKAQRKFKKKT from the exons ATGCAAGATTGTTTTGAAACG GGAAAATTGATATATGATGAATCAGTATTACCTACATGTATTGACTTTGCTGGATATGAGCTGATCCCCAATACAACTAGCTTGCTGTCAGAACCTAACAAGTGCAAACTTCCTTGTTCGGTGTCGAATCATAGAGTGTCCAGGGACAAAGCTAACCTTTTTATGACAGTTGCTGATTGTCATGAAATCAGGATAGGGAAGAGTTTTTCTTCGACAGTTGTAGGTAATGGGAATTGTTTGATTGCTAGTGAGGTAGAAGATGGTAGATCTATGGACAACAATTTGATTTCACCAACTGATGAGCTTTTAGGAAATATGACTTGTTCTGATTCTCTAGTTGATGAGCGTGTCAGCATGCCTAACCAAGAATGTACAGGTTTGGAGGTTAAGGTTGGGAAAATGCCTCCTCGGGATGAGGAAAAGAAGGTTGGTGTATCCCAGATTCTGAGAAAGTCTTTTTCGTGTAGTTTGGCTAATGAGTTGGTTAATGAGTCACAACTTGTAAGTGATATTGTTTCCACCATGGTTGTGGGTGCTGAagattataaaagaaaattatcacCATCCCATCTTGAGACCTCACAAGAGATAAAGATAAGCAGGCCAAATACCCTTTGTTTTGATTCTGTACCGCTTTGGGGGCTCATCACAATACAAGGAAAGAGGCCGGAGATGGAAGATACTGCTATAGCTTTACCAAAGTTTCTGAAAATCCCTTcccatattttgactgatgcgCCAGTTTCTCATGCCCTGAGTCAAACACTTACAGCCCATTTATATGGGGTTTATGATGGACATGGAGGCTCTCAG GTAGCTAATTATTGTCATGAGCGTCTCCATATGGTTTTAGCACAGGAGATAGATATCATGAAAGAGGATCCACATAATGGAAGTGTTAACTGGAAGGAGCAATGGTCAAAGGCTTTCTTGAATTGTTTCTGTAGAGTCGATGATGAGGTAGGGGGGTTCTGTAGTGAAACAGACGGGATTGAGCCTGACCTTTCAGTCATTGCTCCTGAAGCAGTTGGATCTACAGCTATAGTTGCTGTTGTTAGTCCAAGCCATATTATTGTTGCGAATTGTGGTGATTCTAGGGCAGTCCTTTGTCGGGGAAAACTGCCCATGCCATTAACCATTGACCATAAG CCAAATAGGGAAGATGAGTGTTCACGAATAGAAGAACTGGGAGGGAAGGTCATTAATTGGGATGGACATCGCGTTTCTGGTGTTCTTGCAGTTTCAAGGTCAATTG GTGATCGATATTTAAGGCCTTATGTGATTCCAGATCCAGAAATGATGTTTGTACCCCGAGCAAAAGAAGACGACTGTCTAATTTTAGCAAGTGATGGGCTATGGGATGTCTTGACAAATGAAGAAGCTTGTGATGTAGCACGGAGACGAATTCTTCTCTGGCACAAAAAAAATGGTGGTACTTTGAGTAGGGAAAGGGGTGAAAACGTAGATCCTGCTGCTCAAGATGCTGCAGAGTACTTGACTCGAGTTGCTCTCCAAAGGGGCAGCAGAGATAATATATCTGTGATTGTGGTCGATTTGAAGGCACAGAGGAaattcaagaagaaaacataa
- the ABI2 gene encoding probable protein phosphatase 2C 6 isoform X8, with amino-acid sequence MYGLLCACLEVKVGKMPPRDEEKKVGVSQILRKSFSCSLANELVNESQLVSDIVSTMVVGAEDYKRKLSPSHLETSQEIKISRPNTLCFDSVPLWGLITIQGKRPEMEDTAIALPKFLKIPSHILTDAPVSHALSQTLTAHLYGVYDGHGGSQVANYCHERLHMVLAQEIDIMKEDPHNGSVNWKEQWSKAFLNCFCRVDDEVGGFCSETDGIEPDLSVIAPEAVGSTAIVAVVSPSHIIVANCGDSRAVLCRGKLPMPLTIDHKPNREDECSRIEELGGKVINWDGHRVSGVLAVSRSIGDRYLRPYVIPDPEMMFVPRAKEDDCLILASDGLWDVLTNEEACDVARRRILLWHKKNGGTLSRERGENVDPAAQDAAEYLTRVALQRGSRDNISVIVVDLKAQRKFKKKT; translated from the exons ATGTATGGTCTGCTTTGTGCTT GTTTGGAGGTTAAGGTTGGGAAAATGCCTCCTCGGGATGAGGAAAAGAAGGTTGGTGTATCCCAGATTCTGAGAAAGTCTTTTTCGTGTAGTTTGGCTAATGAGTTGGTTAATGAGTCACAACTTGTAAGTGATATTGTTTCCACCATGGTTGTGGGTGCTGAagattataaaagaaaattatcacCATCCCATCTTGAGACCTCACAAGAGATAAAGATAAGCAGGCCAAATACCCTTTGTTTTGATTCTGTACCGCTTTGGGGGCTCATCACAATACAAGGAAAGAGGCCGGAGATGGAAGATACTGCTATAGCTTTACCAAAGTTTCTGAAAATCCCTTcccatattttgactgatgcgCCAGTTTCTCATGCCCTGAGTCAAACACTTACAGCCCATTTATATGGGGTTTATGATGGACATGGAGGCTCTCAG GTAGCTAATTATTGTCATGAGCGTCTCCATATGGTTTTAGCACAGGAGATAGATATCATGAAAGAGGATCCACATAATGGAAGTGTTAACTGGAAGGAGCAATGGTCAAAGGCTTTCTTGAATTGTTTCTGTAGAGTCGATGATGAGGTAGGGGGGTTCTGTAGTGAAACAGACGGGATTGAGCCTGACCTTTCAGTCATTGCTCCTGAAGCAGTTGGATCTACAGCTATAGTTGCTGTTGTTAGTCCAAGCCATATTATTGTTGCGAATTGTGGTGATTCTAGGGCAGTCCTTTGTCGGGGAAAACTGCCCATGCCATTAACCATTGACCATAAG CCAAATAGGGAAGATGAGTGTTCACGAATAGAAGAACTGGGAGGGAAGGTCATTAATTGGGATGGACATCGCGTTTCTGGTGTTCTTGCAGTTTCAAGGTCAATTG GTGATCGATATTTAAGGCCTTATGTGATTCCAGATCCAGAAATGATGTTTGTACCCCGAGCAAAAGAAGACGACTGTCTAATTTTAGCAAGTGATGGGCTATGGGATGTCTTGACAAATGAAGAAGCTTGTGATGTAGCACGGAGACGAATTCTTCTCTGGCACAAAAAAAATGGTGGTACTTTGAGTAGGGAAAGGGGTGAAAACGTAGATCCTGCTGCTCAAGATGCTGCAGAGTACTTGACTCGAGTTGCTCTCCAAAGGGGCAGCAGAGATAATATATCTGTGATTGTGGTCGATTTGAAGGCACAGAGGAaattcaagaagaaaacataa
- the ABI2 gene encoding probable protein phosphatase 2C 6 isoform X7 — MYGLLCACLEVKVGKMPPRDEEKKVGVSQILRKSFSCSLANELVNESQLVSDIVSTMVVGAEDYKRKLSPSHLETSQEIKISRPNTLCFDSVPLWGLITIQGKRPEMEDTAIALPKFLKIPSHILTDAPVSHALSQTLTAHLYGVYDGHGGSQQVANYCHERLHMVLAQEIDIMKEDPHNGSVNWKEQWSKAFLNCFCRVDDEVGGFCSETDGIEPDLSVIAPEAVGSTAIVAVVSPSHIIVANCGDSRAVLCRGKLPMPLTIDHKPNREDECSRIEELGGKVINWDGHRVSGVLAVSRSIGDRYLRPYVIPDPEMMFVPRAKEDDCLILASDGLWDVLTNEEACDVARRRILLWHKKNGGTLSRERGENVDPAAQDAAEYLTRVALQRGSRDNISVIVVDLKAQRKFKKKT; from the exons ATGTATGGTCTGCTTTGTGCTT GTTTGGAGGTTAAGGTTGGGAAAATGCCTCCTCGGGATGAGGAAAAGAAGGTTGGTGTATCCCAGATTCTGAGAAAGTCTTTTTCGTGTAGTTTGGCTAATGAGTTGGTTAATGAGTCACAACTTGTAAGTGATATTGTTTCCACCATGGTTGTGGGTGCTGAagattataaaagaaaattatcacCATCCCATCTTGAGACCTCACAAGAGATAAAGATAAGCAGGCCAAATACCCTTTGTTTTGATTCTGTACCGCTTTGGGGGCTCATCACAATACAAGGAAAGAGGCCGGAGATGGAAGATACTGCTATAGCTTTACCAAAGTTTCTGAAAATCCCTTcccatattttgactgatgcgCCAGTTTCTCATGCCCTGAGTCAAACACTTACAGCCCATTTATATGGGGTTTATGATGGACATGGAGGCTCTCAG CAGGTAGCTAATTATTGTCATGAGCGTCTCCATATGGTTTTAGCACAGGAGATAGATATCATGAAAGAGGATCCACATAATGGAAGTGTTAACTGGAAGGAGCAATGGTCAAAGGCTTTCTTGAATTGTTTCTGTAGAGTCGATGATGAGGTAGGGGGGTTCTGTAGTGAAACAGACGGGATTGAGCCTGACCTTTCAGTCATTGCTCCTGAAGCAGTTGGATCTACAGCTATAGTTGCTGTTGTTAGTCCAAGCCATATTATTGTTGCGAATTGTGGTGATTCTAGGGCAGTCCTTTGTCGGGGAAAACTGCCCATGCCATTAACCATTGACCATAAG CCAAATAGGGAAGATGAGTGTTCACGAATAGAAGAACTGGGAGGGAAGGTCATTAATTGGGATGGACATCGCGTTTCTGGTGTTCTTGCAGTTTCAAGGTCAATTG GTGATCGATATTTAAGGCCTTATGTGATTCCAGATCCAGAAATGATGTTTGTACCCCGAGCAAAAGAAGACGACTGTCTAATTTTAGCAAGTGATGGGCTATGGGATGTCTTGACAAATGAAGAAGCTTGTGATGTAGCACGGAGACGAATTCTTCTCTGGCACAAAAAAAATGGTGGTACTTTGAGTAGGGAAAGGGGTGAAAACGTAGATCCTGCTGCTCAAGATGCTGCAGAGTACTTGACTCGAGTTGCTCTCCAAAGGGGCAGCAGAGATAATATATCTGTGATTGTGGTCGATTTGAAGGCACAGAGGAaattcaagaagaaaacataa
- the ABI2 gene encoding protein phosphatase 2C 50 isoform X5, with amino-acid sequence MVCFVLGKLIYDESVLPTCIDFAGYELIPNTTSLLSEPNKCKLPCSVSNHRVSRDKANLFMTVADCHEIRIGKSFSSTVVGNGNCLIASEVEDGRSMDNNLISPTDELLGNMTCSDSLVDERVSMPNQECTGLEVKVGKMPPRDEEKKVGVSQILRKSFSCSLANELVNESQLVSDIVSTMVVGAEDYKRKLSPSHLETSQEIKISRPNTLCFDSVPLWGLITIQGKRPEMEDTAIALPKFLKIPSHILTDAPVSHALSQTLTAHLYGVYDGHGGSQQVANYCHERLHMVLAQEIDIMKEDPHNGSVNWKEQWSKAFLNCFCRVDDEVGGFCSETDGIEPDLSVIAPEAVGSTAIVAVVSPSHIIVANCGDSRAVLCRGKLPMPLTIDHKPNREDECSRIEELGGKVINWDGHRVSGVLAVSRSIGDRYLRPYVIPDPEMMFVPRAKEDDCLILASDGLWDVLTNEEACDVARRRILLWHKKNGGTLSRERGENVDPAAQDAAEYLTRVALQRGSRDNISVIVVDLKAQRKFKKKT; translated from the exons ATGGTCTGCTTTGTGCTT GGAAAATTGATATATGATGAATCAGTATTACCTACATGTATTGACTTTGCTGGATATGAGCTGATCCCCAATACAACTAGCTTGCTGTCAGAACCTAACAAGTGCAAACTTCCTTGTTCGGTGTCGAATCATAGAGTGTCCAGGGACAAAGCTAACCTTTTTATGACAGTTGCTGATTGTCATGAAATCAGGATAGGGAAGAGTTTTTCTTCGACAGTTGTAGGTAATGGGAATTGTTTGATTGCTAGTGAGGTAGAAGATGGTAGATCTATGGACAACAATTTGATTTCACCAACTGATGAGCTTTTAGGAAATATGACTTGTTCTGATTCTCTAGTTGATGAGCGTGTCAGCATGCCTAACCAAGAATGTACAGGTTTGGAGGTTAAGGTTGGGAAAATGCCTCCTCGGGATGAGGAAAAGAAGGTTGGTGTATCCCAGATTCTGAGAAAGTCTTTTTCGTGTAGTTTGGCTAATGAGTTGGTTAATGAGTCACAACTTGTAAGTGATATTGTTTCCACCATGGTTGTGGGTGCTGAagattataaaagaaaattatcacCATCCCATCTTGAGACCTCACAAGAGATAAAGATAAGCAGGCCAAATACCCTTTGTTTTGATTCTGTACCGCTTTGGGGGCTCATCACAATACAAGGAAAGAGGCCGGAGATGGAAGATACTGCTATAGCTTTACCAAAGTTTCTGAAAATCCCTTcccatattttgactgatgcgCCAGTTTCTCATGCCCTGAGTCAAACACTTACAGCCCATTTATATGGGGTTTATGATGGACATGGAGGCTCTCAG CAGGTAGCTAATTATTGTCATGAGCGTCTCCATATGGTTTTAGCACAGGAGATAGATATCATGAAAGAGGATCCACATAATGGAAGTGTTAACTGGAAGGAGCAATGGTCAAAGGCTTTCTTGAATTGTTTCTGTAGAGTCGATGATGAGGTAGGGGGGTTCTGTAGTGAAACAGACGGGATTGAGCCTGACCTTTCAGTCATTGCTCCTGAAGCAGTTGGATCTACAGCTATAGTTGCTGTTGTTAGTCCAAGCCATATTATTGTTGCGAATTGTGGTGATTCTAGGGCAGTCCTTTGTCGGGGAAAACTGCCCATGCCATTAACCATTGACCATAAG CCAAATAGGGAAGATGAGTGTTCACGAATAGAAGAACTGGGAGGGAAGGTCATTAATTGGGATGGACATCGCGTTTCTGGTGTTCTTGCAGTTTCAAGGTCAATTG GTGATCGATATTTAAGGCCTTATGTGATTCCAGATCCAGAAATGATGTTTGTACCCCGAGCAAAAGAAGACGACTGTCTAATTTTAGCAAGTGATGGGCTATGGGATGTCTTGACAAATGAAGAAGCTTGTGATGTAGCACGGAGACGAATTCTTCTCTGGCACAAAAAAAATGGTGGTACTTTGAGTAGGGAAAGGGGTGAAAACGTAGATCCTGCTGCTCAAGATGCTGCAGAGTACTTGACTCGAGTTGCTCTCCAAAGGGGCAGCAGAGATAATATATCTGTGATTGTGGTCGATTTGAAGGCACAGAGGAaattcaagaagaaaacataa
- the ABI2 gene encoding protein phosphatase 2C 50 isoform X6 yields MVCFVLGKLIYDESVLPTCIDFAGYELIPNTTSLLSEPNKCKLPCSVSNHRVSRDKANLFMTVADCHEIRIGKSFSSTVVGNGNCLIASEVEDGRSMDNNLISPTDELLGNMTCSDSLVDERVSMPNQECTGLEVKVGKMPPRDEEKKVGVSQILRKSFSCSLANELVNESQLVSDIVSTMVVGAEDYKRKLSPSHLETSQEIKISRPNTLCFDSVPLWGLITIQGKRPEMEDTAIALPKFLKIPSHILTDAPVSHALSQTLTAHLYGVYDGHGGSQVANYCHERLHMVLAQEIDIMKEDPHNGSVNWKEQWSKAFLNCFCRVDDEVGGFCSETDGIEPDLSVIAPEAVGSTAIVAVVSPSHIIVANCGDSRAVLCRGKLPMPLTIDHKPNREDECSRIEELGGKVINWDGHRVSGVLAVSRSIGDRYLRPYVIPDPEMMFVPRAKEDDCLILASDGLWDVLTNEEACDVARRRILLWHKKNGGTLSRERGENVDPAAQDAAEYLTRVALQRGSRDNISVIVVDLKAQRKFKKKT; encoded by the exons ATGGTCTGCTTTGTGCTT GGAAAATTGATATATGATGAATCAGTATTACCTACATGTATTGACTTTGCTGGATATGAGCTGATCCCCAATACAACTAGCTTGCTGTCAGAACCTAACAAGTGCAAACTTCCTTGTTCGGTGTCGAATCATAGAGTGTCCAGGGACAAAGCTAACCTTTTTATGACAGTTGCTGATTGTCATGAAATCAGGATAGGGAAGAGTTTTTCTTCGACAGTTGTAGGTAATGGGAATTGTTTGATTGCTAGTGAGGTAGAAGATGGTAGATCTATGGACAACAATTTGATTTCACCAACTGATGAGCTTTTAGGAAATATGACTTGTTCTGATTCTCTAGTTGATGAGCGTGTCAGCATGCCTAACCAAGAATGTACAGGTTTGGAGGTTAAGGTTGGGAAAATGCCTCCTCGGGATGAGGAAAAGAAGGTTGGTGTATCCCAGATTCTGAGAAAGTCTTTTTCGTGTAGTTTGGCTAATGAGTTGGTTAATGAGTCACAACTTGTAAGTGATATTGTTTCCACCATGGTTGTGGGTGCTGAagattataaaagaaaattatcacCATCCCATCTTGAGACCTCACAAGAGATAAAGATAAGCAGGCCAAATACCCTTTGTTTTGATTCTGTACCGCTTTGGGGGCTCATCACAATACAAGGAAAGAGGCCGGAGATGGAAGATACTGCTATAGCTTTACCAAAGTTTCTGAAAATCCCTTcccatattttgactgatgcgCCAGTTTCTCATGCCCTGAGTCAAACACTTACAGCCCATTTATATGGGGTTTATGATGGACATGGAGGCTCTCAG GTAGCTAATTATTGTCATGAGCGTCTCCATATGGTTTTAGCACAGGAGATAGATATCATGAAAGAGGATCCACATAATGGAAGTGTTAACTGGAAGGAGCAATGGTCAAAGGCTTTCTTGAATTGTTTCTGTAGAGTCGATGATGAGGTAGGGGGGTTCTGTAGTGAAACAGACGGGATTGAGCCTGACCTTTCAGTCATTGCTCCTGAAGCAGTTGGATCTACAGCTATAGTTGCTGTTGTTAGTCCAAGCCATATTATTGTTGCGAATTGTGGTGATTCTAGGGCAGTCCTTTGTCGGGGAAAACTGCCCATGCCATTAACCATTGACCATAAG CCAAATAGGGAAGATGAGTGTTCACGAATAGAAGAACTGGGAGGGAAGGTCATTAATTGGGATGGACATCGCGTTTCTGGTGTTCTTGCAGTTTCAAGGTCAATTG GTGATCGATATTTAAGGCCTTATGTGATTCCAGATCCAGAAATGATGTTTGTACCCCGAGCAAAAGAAGACGACTGTCTAATTTTAGCAAGTGATGGGCTATGGGATGTCTTGACAAATGAAGAAGCTTGTGATGTAGCACGGAGACGAATTCTTCTCTGGCACAAAAAAAATGGTGGTACTTTGAGTAGGGAAAGGGGTGAAAACGTAGATCCTGCTGCTCAAGATGCTGCAGAGTACTTGACTCGAGTTGCTCTCCAAAGGGGCAGCAGAGATAATATATCTGTGATTGTGGTCGATTTGAAGGCACAGAGGAaattcaagaagaaaacataa
- the ABI2 gene encoding protein phosphatase 2C 50 isoform X1 — protein MEEMFPTLAVSYKQGKLIYDESVLPTCIDFAGYELIPNTTSLLSEPNKCKLPCSVSNHRVSRDKANLFMTVADCHEIRIGKSFSSTVVGNGNCLIASEVEDGRSMDNNLISPTDELLGNMTCSDSLVDERVSMPNQECTGLEVKVGKMPPRDEEKKVGVSQILRKSFSCSLANELVNESQLVSDIVSTMVVGAEDYKRKLSPSHLETSQEIKISRPNTLCFDSVPLWGLITIQGKRPEMEDTAIALPKFLKIPSHILTDAPVSHALSQTLTAHLYGVYDGHGGSQQVANYCHERLHMVLAQEIDIMKEDPHNGSVNWKEQWSKAFLNCFCRVDDEVGGFCSETDGIEPDLSVIAPEAVGSTAIVAVVSPSHIIVANCGDSRAVLCRGKLPMPLTIDHKPNREDECSRIEELGGKVINWDGHRVSGVLAVSRSIGDRYLRPYVIPDPEMMFVPRAKEDDCLILASDGLWDVLTNEEACDVARRRILLWHKKNGGTLSRERGENVDPAAQDAAEYLTRVALQRGSRDNISVIVVDLKAQRKFKKKT, from the exons ATGGAAGAGATGTTTCCAACACTTGCTGTATCATATAAACAGGGAAAATTGATATATGATGAATCAGTATTACCTACATGTATTGACTTTGCTGGATATGAGCTGATCCCCAATACAACTAGCTTGCTGTCAGAACCTAACAAGTGCAAACTTCCTTGTTCGGTGTCGAATCATAGAGTGTCCAGGGACAAAGCTAACCTTTTTATGACAGTTGCTGATTGTCATGAAATCAGGATAGGGAAGAGTTTTTCTTCGACAGTTGTAGGTAATGGGAATTGTTTGATTGCTAGTGAGGTAGAAGATGGTAGATCTATGGACAACAATTTGATTTCACCAACTGATGAGCTTTTAGGAAATATGACTTGTTCTGATTCTCTAGTTGATGAGCGTGTCAGCATGCCTAACCAAGAATGTACAGGTTTGGAGGTTAAGGTTGGGAAAATGCCTCCTCGGGATGAGGAAAAGAAGGTTGGTGTATCCCAGATTCTGAGAAAGTCTTTTTCGTGTAGTTTGGCTAATGAGTTGGTTAATGAGTCACAACTTGTAAGTGATATTGTTTCCACCATGGTTGTGGGTGCTGAagattataaaagaaaattatcacCATCCCATCTTGAGACCTCACAAGAGATAAAGATAAGCAGGCCAAATACCCTTTGTTTTGATTCTGTACCGCTTTGGGGGCTCATCACAATACAAGGAAAGAGGCCGGAGATGGAAGATACTGCTATAGCTTTACCAAAGTTTCTGAAAATCCCTTcccatattttgactgatgcgCCAGTTTCTCATGCCCTGAGTCAAACACTTACAGCCCATTTATATGGGGTTTATGATGGACATGGAGGCTCTCAG CAGGTAGCTAATTATTGTCATGAGCGTCTCCATATGGTTTTAGCACAGGAGATAGATATCATGAAAGAGGATCCACATAATGGAAGTGTTAACTGGAAGGAGCAATGGTCAAAGGCTTTCTTGAATTGTTTCTGTAGAGTCGATGATGAGGTAGGGGGGTTCTGTAGTGAAACAGACGGGATTGAGCCTGACCTTTCAGTCATTGCTCCTGAAGCAGTTGGATCTACAGCTATAGTTGCTGTTGTTAGTCCAAGCCATATTATTGTTGCGAATTGTGGTGATTCTAGGGCAGTCCTTTGTCGGGGAAAACTGCCCATGCCATTAACCATTGACCATAAG CCAAATAGGGAAGATGAGTGTTCACGAATAGAAGAACTGGGAGGGAAGGTCATTAATTGGGATGGACATCGCGTTTCTGGTGTTCTTGCAGTTTCAAGGTCAATTG GTGATCGATATTTAAGGCCTTATGTGATTCCAGATCCAGAAATGATGTTTGTACCCCGAGCAAAAGAAGACGACTGTCTAATTTTAGCAAGTGATGGGCTATGGGATGTCTTGACAAATGAAGAAGCTTGTGATGTAGCACGGAGACGAATTCTTCTCTGGCACAAAAAAAATGGTGGTACTTTGAGTAGGGAAAGGGGTGAAAACGTAGATCCTGCTGCTCAAGATGCTGCAGAGTACTTGACTCGAGTTGCTCTCCAAAGGGGCAGCAGAGATAATATATCTGTGATTGTGGTCGATTTGAAGGCACAGAGGAaattcaagaagaaaacataa